taaatattggccccaggacaccggggagaacgtcccgctccctcagtactgaccctccgacagtgcggcgctccctcagtaccgaccctccgacagtgcggcgctcctcagtgccgaccctccgacagtgcggcgctccctcagtactgaccctccgacagtgcggcgctccctcagtactgaccctccgacagtgcggcgctccctcagtaccgaccctcccacagtgcggcgctccctcagtaccgaccctccgacagtgcggcgctccctcagtactgaccctccgacagtgcggcgctccctcagtactgaccctccgacagtgcggcgctccctcagtactgaccctccgacagtgcggcgctcccctcagtactgaccctccgacagtgcggcgctccctcagtaccgaccctccgacagtgcggcgctccctcagtgccgaccctccgacagtgcggcgctcctcagtactgaccctccgacagtgcggcgctccctcagtactgaccctccgacagtgcggcgctccctcagtaccgaccctcccacagtgcggcgctccctcagtaccgacccctccgacagtgcggcgctccctcagtactgaccctccgacagtgcggcgctccctcagtactgaccctccgacagtgcggcgctccctcagtactgaccctccgacggtgcggcgctccctcagtaccgaccctccgacagtgcggcgctccctcagtaaccgaccctccgacagtgcggcgctccctcagtacccgaccctccgacggtgcggcgctccctcggtaccgaccctccgacagtgcggcgctcccctcagtaccgaccctccgacggcacggcgctccctcggtacccgaccctccgacagtgcggcgctccctcagtaccgaccctccgacagtgcggcgctccctcagtactgaccctccgacagtgcggcgctccctcggtaccgaccctccgacggcgcggcgctccctcggaaaCCTACCTCGATCCGGACGCGGCCGTGAAGGAAGCTGAAAGGGACGGGTCGAGGGTCGGCCTCCTGCCTCTCCATCGCCTCAAAGTCGACCGAGTCCTTTGCGATGCGCGGAGGGGTACCTGCGAGTGAGGGACACGCAGCCTCCGTTAGCTCGCGTCTCGCGGACCGGAGGGGGCAGTGAGCCGCGCGCGCGCTCCGTCCTGGAGTCGACACTTACCGGTTTTCAGTCTGCCCACCCTGAACCCCAGCCCCTCGAGGGTCACGGCCAGGCCGATGGAGGGGTCCTCGCCGAGCCGGCCGGCCGGCCGGAGGTCGAGGCCGATCCCCACCACCCCTCGGAGGAAGGTCCCGGTGGTGATGGCAACACATGGAGCCTCGACACTGCTCCCATCACCTGGAACAGGAGGCAAAACGGACATGGTGCAGGTCAGCGGGGCGGGGAGTGACCGTCTGATCCAGAGTGACCCAGgttactctccctccctcactccccctcactctccctccctccctcactctccctccctcactcactccctctccatcactctccctccctcactccctccctcactccctctccctccctcactgacccaggctcacccctctctccctccccttccctctgtccctccccctccctctctcctcactccctcctgctcctccctctccgtctcctccctctctctccctccctccctcccactctccctcactccgcCTCACTCACCCAGGCCCAACCctcgcactctccctccctctctccctccctctcctctccccctccctccctcccttccccctcctctccctcactcacgcAGGCCCacccttcacactctccctccccctcgtactctccctccacctcactcactccctcccctcctctccctcactcacgcaggcccacccctcacactctccctccccctcgtactctccctccacctcactcactccctcccctcctctccctcactcacgcaggcccacccctcacactctccctctccctcgtactctccctccacctcactcactccctcccctcctctccctcactcacgcAGGTCCacccttcacactctccctccccctccctcccactccctccccctccctcccactccctcccactccctctctctctctctctccctctctccctctctccctctctccctccctctccctctctccctccctctccctctccctctccctctctcactccctctccctctctcactccctctcttcccctctccctcactcacccagGCTCACCCCTCGCACCCTCCATCTCCCGGGTCGGGAGGGATCTGCTTCCCCGATCAGCAGGTCCTCGACGGACGCCTCTCGCACAGTCAGACGTGGGACCTTCCTGATTTCATCCTGTGGGAGGACAAGGGCCGTGAAGAGGGGGGAGAAAGGCAGCgctcggggggttgggggggatatTCAACTATGGGGGGCAGTGCAGagtaagctttactctgtatctaaccctgtacctgccctgggagtgtttgacgggacagtgtagagggagctttactctgtatctaaccctgtacctgccctgggagtgtttgacgggacagtgtagagggagctttactctgtatctaaccctgtacctgaccctgggag
The Heptranchias perlo isolate sHepPer1 unplaced genomic scaffold, sHepPer1.hap1 HAP1_SCAFFOLD_675, whole genome shotgun sequence genome window above contains:
- the LOC137318240 gene encoding protein MTO1 homolog, mitochondrial-like isoform X1: MFLGGTRLSGGACAFRGPLARRARGVWGAAGDPASQPGQQRYDVVVVGGGHAGTEAAAAAARVGAETLLITQKAETIGEMSCNPAFGGIGKGHLMREVDALDGLCARVCDQSGIHFRVLNRRKGPAVWGLRAQVDRKLYKRYMQDEIRKVPRLTVREASVEDLLIGEADPSRPGRWRVRGVSLGDGSSVEAPCVAITTGTFLRGVVGIGLDLRPAGRLGEDPSIGLAVTLEGLGFRVGRLKTGTPPRIAKDSVDFEAMERQEADPRPVPFSFLHGRVRIEVGFRGSAAPSEGRYRGSAALSEGQY